The segment TCTGGGCGACGTGATCGGCGGGCGTGGCACGCATGCTTCAGTCTCCGAATGGCAAAGGGCTTCAAGGATAGAGCAGGCGGCTGGTCCAGGTCTGGCCGTGCCGGCTCCAGCGCACGCGATCGTGCAGGCGGTATTCCGCGCCGTACCAGAACTCCACCATGTCGGGCTCGACCACGTAACCGCCCCAATGCGGCGGGCGCGGCACGTCGTGCCCTTCGAACTCCTTCTCGTAGCGGGCGAAGCGCTGCTCGAAGGTGTCGCGATCAGGCAAGGTCTGCGATTGCAGCGAGGCCCAGGCGCCGATCTGGCTCGCGCGAGGGCGCGTAGCGAAGTAGGCGTCGGACTCTTCCTCCTGCAGCTTTCGCGCTGCGCCTTCCACGCGCACCTGCACGCCCTGGCGCAGTTGCTTCCAGTGGAAGCACAAGGCGACCTGGTGGTGCGCATTGAGTTGCGCGCCCTTGTCGCTTTCGTAATTGGTGTAGAAGCGGAAGCCGCGCTCGTCGGCGCCCTTCAGCAGCACGATGCGCGAACTCACGCGCCCGGCCGCATCGACCGTGGCCAGGTTCATCGCCGTGGCTTCGGGGTCACCTCCCGCCGCGGCCTCATCCAGCAGTTGCAGGAAAGTGTCAAGGATCTCTTGTTTCAACATGGGGTCTTGAATCGTGGCCGCCGCGCGCCATCATGGCGAAATGTCTCCAGATGCTAGCACGCAGAATTCGACCCTGGCCGGGCACCTGCTCGACCAGTTTGCCGGTCGCATCGCCCGCTCCCGCCGCCCCTACCTGCTGGGCCTCTCCGGCCTGCAGGGCAGCGGCAAAAGCACGCTCGCCAGGGAAATGAAGGCGCAGGCCGAGGCCCGCGGTTGGCCCACCGAGGTGCTCTCGCTGGACGATTTCTACTATTCACGCAGCGAACGCGAGGTGTTGGCCCACCAGGTCCATCCCCTGCTGCGGACCCGCGGCGTGCCTGGCACGCACGAGATCGAGCTGTTGCTGTCGGTGCTGGCCGCCCTGCCCCAGGCCTCGGACAAGCTGCCGGTGAGTCATCCGCGCTTCGACAAGGGCCGGGACACGCGCATGCCGCCGTCGAAGTGGCCGAACGTGACACGGCCGCCGAAGCTGGTGATCCTGGAAGGCTGGGCGATCGGCCTGCGCCCGCAGACCCTCGCCGCGCTGGATGAGCCCGTCAACGCGCTGGAGCGCAATGAAGATCCCGAGGGCGTGTGGCGTCACTGGGTGAACAAGCAGTTGCGCGCCTATCAACCGTTGTGGCGCAAGCTCGATGTCCTGATCGTGCTGCAGGCGCCGAACTGGGAAATCGTGCGCAAATGGCGCAGCGAGCAAGAGGAGGAACTCCTCGCCCGCCACGCACCGCTGGCCATGGATGCCGAAACCATGGTGCGCTTCCTCGCGCACTTCGAGCGACTGAGCCGGCACGCGCTGGCCACGTTGCCGGACCTCGCCGATACCACGGTCGAGTACGACGACAACCGTCACGTCATCGCACTCAACCACAGCTGATCAGGTCAGCGGCTCGACCTGCACGGCCGTGCCATAGGCAAGTACTTCGGTGACGCCTTCGGCGACGTCGTTCGCGTCATAACGCATCGCGATCACCGCATTGGCCCCGCGCTCGGCGGCATGGCGCATCATCAGTTCGAAGGCTTCTTCGCGGGCTTTTTCGCACAGCTCGGTGTAGATCGAGATATTGCCGCCCACCAGCGTCTGCAGCGCCGCGCCGAGATTGCCGATGACACTGCGTGAACGCACCGTGATGCCGCGCACGATGCCCATCGGGCGGACGATGCGATAGCCGGGAAGCTCGTTGCTGGTGCTGACCATGTGAAGCGGGATATTGGCAGGCATGGATGTTCCTCCGTGGACAGGATCACTGGCCGCATGGTCATCCCGCCCGGCCTCCGCTTCCAGTGCCGTTGCTCACTGTCCGCCCAGCAGCGCGGCATAACCCTGCCGCGCATCCGGCCATTGCGGCGCGAAACCGCTGGCACGCAAGCGCGCATTGCTCAGGCGCTTGCTGCCCACGCCGGCCGGCGCCGGGCCATCGCTCGGCCGCGGCGCGCCGACCAGCGTGGCGAGATGGTCGTACAGCACACCCAGCGGCAGCGGCGTGTCGTCCACACCGAGGTAGAGCGATTGCGGATTGTCGATGGCGAGCAGATGCGCCATCGCGCCGGCCGCATCATCGACGTGGATGCGGTTTGCCCAATGCAGCTGCTGCCGTGGCACACCCACGGTGCCCGCACGCAGGCGCTCGATCAGTTGCAAGCGACCGGGGCCATAGAGCCCTGCCAGGCGCAACACCACGGAGGCAATGGGTTGAGCCATTAGCCAACGTTCCGCTTCCAGCAATACTTCGCCATTGAATCCCGGTGGATCGGCGGGCGTTTCTTCGTCCACCCACGCCTCGCCATGCTCGCCGTACACCGCGGTGGAAGACACCAGCAGCACGCGTCGCAGGGCGCGGCCATCGAGCGCATCGAGCAGATGTCGCAGGCCATCCACGAACAAGGCGCGATAGATCCGCGCATCCCGCGCGCCGGGCGCCGGCAGATAGACGAGTTGTTCGATGCCGTCGGGCAGGTCGCGCAGCGTCTCCGGCCGCGTGAGGTCGCCCTGCAGCCACTGGATGCCGTCGGCGTCGTCGCCTGCACTGCGCCGCAGCGCCCAGACTTCATCGCCCCTCGCCAAGAGGCGATGGGCCATGCGCTTCCCGACGTCGCCGCAGCCGGCAAGCAGCACCCGGGCGCTCACGCCGCCCATCCCATGCTGCAGCGCAGCCATGCGCTTTCGCGCCTGTTAGCATTCACCCATGAATCCATCGTGCAACCTGTTCATCGTCGGCCCGACCGGCGCCGGCAAGACGTCCATCGGACGTCGGCTGGCCGAGCATTATGGGCTGAACTTCCTCGATCTCGACCAGGAGATCGAGCGGCAGTGCGGTGTGCCGGTCAGTGCGGTGTTCGAGATCGAAGGCGAAGCCGGCTTCCGCCGCCGCGAGAGCGCGTTGCTTGACGAGTGCAGCCATCAACGCGGCGTGCTCGTGGCCACCGGCGCCGGCGCGGTACTCGATCCGGCCAATCGCCGGATGCTGGTCGAGCGCGGCTTCGTGCTGTGGCTGCAGGCCACGCTGGAACAGCAGCTCGAACGACTTGCGCATGACAAGCAGCGCCCGCTGCTGGCCAGCGGCGATCGCGCCGAGCGGCTCAGCGCCATGGCGCA is part of the Dyella jiangningensis genome and harbors:
- a CDS encoding NAD-dependent epimerase/dehydratase family protein; its protein translation is MSARVLLAGCGDVGKRMAHRLLARGDEVWALRRSAGDDADGIQWLQGDLTRPETLRDLPDGIEQLVYLPAPGARDARIYRALFVDGLRHLLDALDGRALRRVLLVSSTAVYGEHGEAWVDEETPADPPGFNGEVLLEAERWLMAQPIASVVLRLAGLYGPGRLQLIERLRAGTVGVPRQQLHWANRIHVDDAAGAMAHLLAIDNPQSLYLGVDDTPLPLGVLYDHLATLVGAPRPSDGPAPAGVGSKRLSNARLRASGFAPQWPDARQGYAALLGGQ
- a CDS encoding kinase, which translates into the protein MSPDASTQNSTLAGHLLDQFAGRIARSRRPYLLGLSGLQGSGKSTLAREMKAQAEARGWPTEVLSLDDFYYSRSEREVLAHQVHPLLRTRGVPGTHEIELLLSVLAALPQASDKLPVSHPRFDKGRDTRMPPSKWPNVTRPPKLVILEGWAIGLRPQTLAALDEPVNALERNEDPEGVWRHWVNKQLRAYQPLWRKLDVLIVLQAPNWEIVRKWRSEQEEELLARHAPLAMDAETMVRFLAHFERLSRHALATLPDLADTTVEYDDNRHVIALNHS
- a CDS encoding YbjQ family protein, with the translated sequence MPANIPLHMVSTSNELPGYRIVRPMGIVRGITVRSRSVIGNLGAALQTLVGGNISIYTELCEKAREEAFELMMRHAAERGANAVIAMRYDANDVAEGVTEVLAYGTAVQVEPLT
- the pdxH gene encoding pyridoxamine 5'-phosphate oxidase produces the protein MLKQEILDTFLQLLDEAAAGGDPEATAMNLATVDAAGRVSSRIVLLKGADERGFRFYTNYESDKGAQLNAHHQVALCFHWKQLRQGVQVRVEGAARKLQEEESDAYFATRPRASQIGAWASLQSQTLPDRDTFEQRFARYEKEFEGHDVPRPPHWGGYVVEPDMVEFWYGAEYRLHDRVRWSRHGQTWTSRLLYP
- a CDS encoding shikimate kinase; amino-acid sequence: MNPSCNLFIVGPTGAGKTSIGRRLAEHYGLNFLDLDQEIERQCGVPVSAVFEIEGEAGFRRRESALLDECSHQRGVLVATGAGAVLDPANRRMLVERGFVLWLQATLEQQLERLAHDKQRPLLASGDRAERLSAMAQARTPLYQEIADLVIPGEHEHVHAASARSILLIDQHWKRQQAA